Proteins from a genomic interval of Streptomyces fodineus:
- a CDS encoding WXG100 family type VII secretion target, whose product MAMSGADLEALNKLVNHFKSQKINLESVFSGLNSASDESHAYWTGPLADKFRHEWTSMKPHLQKIVDLLHEAHQASHTHHENIRRATAGH is encoded by the coding sequence ATGGCAATGAGCGGTGCCGATCTCGAGGCGCTCAACAAGCTGGTCAATCACTTCAAGAGCCAGAAGATCAACCTGGAGTCGGTGTTCTCCGGTCTGAACTCCGCTTCTGATGAGAGCCATGCGTACTGGACCGGTCCGCTGGCTGACAAGTTCCGTCACGAGTGGACCTCGATGAAGCCGCACCTCCAGAAGATCGTGGACCTGCTGCACGAGGCCCACCAGGCCTCGCACACCCACCACGAGAACATCCGCCGGGCCACTGCCGGTCACTGA